From the Paenibacillus tianjinensis genome, the window CGAGAACCGCGGAGATATGCCGTGGGATCAGCTGACAGCGGAGCAGGGGCTTCATGATCATTATCAGAAGCTGCTGAACATCCGGGCCCAGTATTCCAAAGTGTTCTCCAAAGGCACACGCTCGAAGCTGGCCGGTTCGGATGACCTGGGATACCTTGCTTTCAATAAGCAGTACGGAACCGAAAATGTGGTTACGGTTATTAATACGGGAAAAGATGCTTTGACGGTGAGTATACCGGTGCCGTTTGTCGCAGCTGCAGTTGTAAAAGATGAATACAGCGGCAAAACGTATACGGTATCCGGTGATCAGAAGGTGAGTATTAATCTTCCGGGCAGAGATGGAGGCGGAACAGTAATTCTGGCAGCAGTGCCTGAAGTGAAACCGACGCCAACACCAACACCAACGCCAACGCCAACGCCGAAACCGACTGCAACAGCAACAGCAACAGCAATACCAACACCAACACCAACACCAACACCAACATCAGTAACACTTCCGGGATCTATCCCCAGTTCCGTACCTGCGGCAACACCTGCTGCCGGCACACAAACAATTAGTCTAGACAGTCTAAAAGCCGGCAAGGACGGGAAGGTTACAATAGCTGTTGCTGCATCCGCAACGTCGGTATTGCTGCCGATTCAGGCTGCTGCAGCACTCGGCACGAATGATCTCGTTCTGCACATGGGAGAGGTCGCTGTGACTTTGCCTAACGAAGTATTGCTTAAACTTCAAGGCTCACTTAGCGGATCAGATGCGGAAGGCGCGCAGATTCTATTCGGCACAACCCCGCTTCAAGAGAATGCAGTGAATTCTCTGTTGAGCGGACTGAACAAGGATAATACCCGCGTAACCACGGCATCAAAAGTATATGATTTCTCGCTGTTCATGCTTAAAAAGGACGGCACACGCATTCCGGTAACTGCATTTGCAGCTCCGGTTGAGCTTACCCTTAAGTTCAGCGGAAATGTAAATACAGAGTTACTTGGAGTTTACTTTGTAGGTGATAATAACCTACTTGAGTATGTGGGCGGAACTGTGAACGGGGATCAAATTACAGCAGAGGTATCGCATTTCAGTAAATACGCGGCACTTGAGCTGAATAAGTCCTTTGAGGACGTTCCTGCTCTGCATTGGGCAGCTCAAGCGGTTAAATCGCTCAGTGCGAAACAAATTGTAACAGGTGTGACGGCATCCGAATTCAAACCGGATGTAAGTGTCACCCGTGCGGAATTTACCGCTCTGCTGATTCGTGCACTGGGAATCAAAGCGGAAGGGCAAGCTTCATTCAGCGATGTCAGTGGAGATGCCTGGTATGCTTCTTATGTGGCGGCAGCTGTCAGCCAAGGTATTGTTTCCGGACGCAGCGCTGATGTCTTTGCTCCGAATGCTGCGATCAGCCGCGAGGAAATGGCGGTCATGGTGATCCGTGCGCTGGAAGTGAAGCAGGGTAAGAAAACAAACCCTGGCTCCTCACCTGCGGCGTTCGCGGATGCCGGCACCATCAGTTCATGGGCAGCAGACTATGTAAACACTGCGGCTGAGCTTGGGCTGATACAGGGCAGAGAGAACAAGCGATTTGCGCCTAAGGCAATGATGACACGCGCGGAAAGCGCACAGGTTATTTACAAATTGCTGGCTGAATAAATTCCCGTTTAACGCTAAACGGCACTCTTCATCAAAGTGAAGAGTGCCGTTTTTGTGTTCTTATTTGCTAAGAGAGATTACAGCATTGCTTTAATGGCGGTATATCCATACGCCGGAAGCTTAAGGGTGAGTTTGCCCCGCTCAGCCCGCAGGGAATCGCCGCTGAACAGATCCTGCCAATCCCGCTCTTCTACATCGAGCCGGAAGGTCTGGGCGGTCTCTTCCGTATTCATGAGAACGATGATTACTTCATCGCCCATGCTGCGTTCAAAGGCGAGCTTGCTGCCGTCCCGGCCGGCTTCAAGGAACTTGAAGGAGCCGCTGCGCAGTGCAGGGTGATTTCCGCGGATTTCAATCAGCTTGCGGTAGAAGCTGAACAGGTCATGATCCTGCTTCGCGGGATCCCATTCCATGCATTTGCGGCAGCCCGGATCATTCTCTCCGTCCATACCGAATTCATCTCCGTAGTAGATGCAAGGCGTGCCCATAAAGGTGAACTGGAACAGCACAGCCAGCTTGAATTTCTTTTTGTCGCCGCCGGCAAGGGTTAAGAGACGTGCCGTATCATGGCTGTCCAGCAGGTTGAAGGCCACTTCGCTGGCTTGCAGCGGATAGCGGGACAGCTGTTTGCCAATTGCATTGGCGAAGCCTTCCGCATCAAGCGCGCTGTTGACGAAGAAATCAAGTACGGCATCCGTGAACGGGTAGTTCATCACGGCGTCGAATTTATCGCCTTCCAGCCAAGGAGCAGACTCATGCCAGATTTCGCCAAGAATATAGGCTTCCGGATTGGCGTTCTTCACGACCTTGCGGAATTCACGCCAGAAGCCGTGATCTACTTCGTTGGCTACATCCAGGCGCCATCCGTCGATACCGACCTCTTTGATCCAGTATTCTGCAACCTTCAGGAGATATTCTTTTACTTCAGGGTTCTCTGTGTTAAGTTTCGGCATATGCGGCTCAAACGAAAAAGCATCATAGTTAGGAATGTTATCCACTACCTGAAGCGGGAATTCACGGACATGGAACCAGTCTTTGTAGCGGGAGTTCTCCCCATGCTCGAGCACATCCAGGAACGGGGCGAAGGTTCTGCCGGAATGGTTAAATACGGCATCCAGCAGCACGCGGATCCCACGTTCATGGCAGGCGTCGACGAGCTTTTTGAGGGTCTGCACATCACCGAAATGAGGATCAACCTTCATATAATCTTCGGTGTCGTACTTATGGTTCGTAGTCCCGGCAAAAATAGGTGTGAAATAGATCCCGGTAATCCCGAGCTCTGTCAGATGATCCAAGTGATCTATAACACCCTGCAGGTCGCCGCCGAAGAAATTCTCAGGTGTAGGGGTTCCGCCCCATGGCTGCACATTCTCCGGGTTCAGGCTGGCATCCCCGTTAGCAAAACGCTCGGGAAAGATTTGATAAAAGACAGCATCCTTAACCCAGGCCGGAGGGGTGAAGACATCCCCGCGGTTGATGTAAGGGAATTCGAAGAGGCGGTTTGGATTTAATGGGCGTTCAGTTTGGAAATCGCTTTCTGTCATCCAGATTCGCTCGTGGCCCTTTTGCAGCAGGAAGCCGTATTTAAGCCGGCGGTACAAGGGAACAGATTCACACTCCCAGTAATCGAACATCGCATCGCTCGTAAAAAGCTTCATCGGGATCAGTTCTTTCGTAGTGTCCCATGCATATTTATCCCCGGCCCAGGCAAATACTTCTGTTAGATCACCTTTTTTGGCGCGCAGGCGAAGATGGATGGTTTCGTAATCGTAGGCATAAGACCAATTTAAGCGCGGGCGGTGATATACTGCTTCAAGCAACATGATAATTCCTCCTAAAAGTTTTGTTAGCACATGCATTCTCGACTAGTCATCGGGCAAAACTCGCATCGGAAGCATACACTAAAGTTTTGTGAGCATTTTCACCAAATAGAGATATAAGGATGAAATGGCGCTGAAATGGAAGCCTTGCCAGACAAAGCACTGGCTTTGTGCCACATTTGCACACATTGAACCTGAAATCCGCCCACAGCAAAAAGGCACAACCTAACGAAAAGCGTGTCCGAGGTTGTCCCTGATCAGTAACATTGCCTTTTAATTATATAAGAACAAGGGGCTATGCTTCGATTGTTTGCTGTAGGCAGGACTGGCTGCTCATAATGGTTTGGATTATAGCACGGAATATTTGGTCATTCAATACTATTGTACAAACCATTGCACAAATCTTCACAAGCGATAAGTTGGTTTGAAAAATGGGAAACCGGTACCTTCACCCTCAATTTTAAGATAAAGTACAGGGTTAGTGGTAAATAAGTATTCATTTTTGCATAAAAGCATGAGTAAATAAGAGTAATTATGTGAAAAATGAAGATATGTATCGGTTATATGATTTTTTTTGCGAAATATGGCCGAATACACTATGTGCAAACGTTTTAACAATTAACCTGACTGTTGTATTATGAATTTAGGAATGAAGCGCTTTCTAGAACTTGTTGAAGCGTATTCAGATGGATGGTTCGTATATAGTCACATTTTTTTAGATCCTCTGAAATCGTTTGCGCATGTTCTGCAGCATCATCTTAAGCACAAAGTGATATACAAAATCGGGAGGGGTTATCTGTAATGAAAATGAGAAAATGGATGATGGTCACGGCTGTTGCCGCAATGGCTACATCGCTGGCAGCATGCGGGGGTAACAACAACACAAATGGCGGTAACGCTGCAGCGACGAATGCTCCGTCAGAAAGCACAGCACCGGCTGAAAACAACGGTGGAGAAAACACTGGCGCTGAAACCGCACAAATCACCCCAGAGGATGGCGCATCTTTGGTAGTATGGGAAAGTAAGGAAGAAAGAGCTTTCACAGACGAGATTGCCAAGGAATTCACCGAAAAATACAATGTACCGGTGAAAGTTGAAGAGTTGTCCCCAGTTGAGCAAGTCACCAAGCTGTCCCAAGACGGTCCTTCCGGCTTGGCTGCAGACGTTATTCTGATCCCACATGACAACCTGGGCAGAGCTGCAAGTGCACAACTTTTGCTTCCAAACGACGTGTTTGAACAAGAAACCGTAAAGAACAATACGGAAGCTTCGATCATCGGTGCTAGTTATGACGGCATGCTGTACGGATATCCGCGTGCTGCTGAAACTTACGCTCTGTATTACAATAAGTCACTTGTTACTGAAGCGCCTAAGAGCTTTGATGATGTAATCGCCTTCGGCAAAACTTTCACCGACAAACCAAAAAATAAATATGGAATCATGTGGGAAGTCGGCAACATGTATTTCGACTATCCGTTCATCGCTTCCAACGGCGGTTATATCTTCGGGGATAACGGCACAAACAAAGATGATATCGGGATCAATACCGACGGTGCTATCCAAGGCTTGGCTGAATTTAAGAAACTGAAAGAAATTCTTCCAATCAACAGCGGCGATATTAACCCGGATATTAAGCGCAGTCTCTTCAACTCCGGCGATGTAGCAATGGATATCAACGGACCTTGGGAACTGGCTGGTTACAAAACAGCACTGGGTGACAACCTGGGGCTTGCGCCACTGCCGACTATCGGCGGCAAGACGGCTATCTCGTTTGCAGGCTTCAAGATCTTTGCGGTTAATGCATATACCCAATATCCAAATGCCGCTAAGCTGTATGCTGAGTTCGCATCCGGCAAGGATGCCCAGCTTAAGCTGAACAAACTGGTAGGATCGATCCCTACCAACCTGGAAGCTTTGGAAGATCCGCAAATCAAGGATGACCCTTATGTATCCGCATTTGCTGAACAAGCTAAAAACTCTCAGCCAATGCCATCAATCCCAGAAATGGGGAACGTATGGTCTCCTGTCAACGCAGCTCTTCCGGAAATCTGGGATAAAGGCGTAGACCCTAAGACTGCAATGGACAAAGCAGCCCAACAGATCAAAGATCTGAACAATGGCGCTTCACAATAAGCATCTGTAGGTCTTTTCCAACAGTATATTTATGAAATCAAATTGCCCGCCGCCTGGTAGCGGCGGGCGATTCTCTGATTTCCCAGGAGAGGAGAACGGAAGGGAAATGCAGCGACACCATACTAGAGCAACGATACTGTCTACATTGTTTATGGGATTGGGACAAATATATAACCGCCAATTTATCAAGGGTTTTATTTTTTTGATTGTAGAGGCATTAAGTTTAACTTACTTTATTCAGAACCTGGGACGCGCGGTTTGGGGTATCGTTACCTTGGGCACGACCTCCCAACATTTTGAGAAGGTCAAAGGGATTGCCAAGCTCGTCAAAGGTGATCATTCTATATTTATTTTAATTCAGAGTTTGATTACCATCATATTCTTCGTTCTTTTTCTGATTGCATGGTATATGAACATTAGAGATGCTCGCAATACTGGGGCTGCGAGAGATGCAGGCCATACCCCAGGCAATTTTAAACAGAGCATCCGTTATATCCTCGATTATAAGTTTGCGCAGACCTTTCTTATCCTGCCGTCTGTAGGCATTCTGTTATTCACAGTGATGCCGATCATCTTCATGGTCATGCTGGCGTTTACGAACTATTCTGCGCCTAACCATATGCCTCCAGCCAAGCTGGTAGACTGGGTTGGCTTCGAAACATTCCGCAGCTTACTGTTGCTTAAATCTTGGAGCCATACCTTCTACGGTGTACTTACTTGGACCATTATTTGGGCGGTATTATCTACGGTTACCACCTATTTCGGCGGTATGCTGGTCGCGATGCTGATCAGCCAGCAAGGTGTTCGTTTTAAAGGCATCTGGAGAGCTATTCTGATTATTCCTTATGCCATCCCGCAGATGATCTCACTCCTGCTCATGCGCAACCTGTTCAACGGCCAGTTTGGTCCGATTAACCAATATCTTAAGTTTTTCGGGCTTGGCGGACTTCCCTGGCTAACGGATCCCTTCTGGGCCAAAGTAACGGTTATCGTGGTTAACATGTGGGTCGGTATTCCGGTATCTATGCTACTGATTATGGGGGTTCTGACAACCATTCCGCGCGATATGTATGAAGCGGCTGAAGTAGACGGGGCGACTAACTACCAGAAGTTCCGCATCATTACATTACCTATGGTGCTGTTCTCAACAGCACCGACACTGATTGCCCAATTTGCAGGTAATATCAATAACTTTAATGCGATCTTCCTGTTAACGAACGGTAATCCTGTCAACGGGAATTATCAGTATGCAGGCTCCACCGACTTGCTCGTTACATGGCTCTACAAGCTTACGCTGGACCAGAATAAATACAGCATGGCATCTGCAGTCGGTATCATTATCTTCCTGATTGTGGCCACATTCTCGATATACAATTACCGGCGGACGAAATCATTCCAGGAGGAGGATATGATCCAATGAGCGGAGTTAAAGTTAGAAAAATTATACGGCTTTCTTTAAGCTATTTGATGCTGGTAATTCTGTCTGTTGCAGCATTGTATCCGGCCATATGGATTCTGTTTTCATCATTGCGGCCGGGCAAATCCCTTTACAGTAAAACATTTATTCCCGAAACGTTTACACTTGAACACTACCGGGCACTATTTTATGATAACACTCTGCTGTTCCCGACCTGGTGGCTTAATACGTTTAAGATTGCCATGTTCTCGATGCTCCTGGGTGTTTTCCTGACATTGCTTACAAGCTATGCTGTTTCCCGTTTCAGATTCAAAACGCGGAAGACTACAATGTCTGTACTGCTGGTGCTTGGCATGTTTCCGGGTTTCATGAGTATGATCGCGATTTATCTGCTGCTGAAGGAATTCAACCTGCTGGATACACACTTGGCTCTAATCATCGTGTATGCAGCTGGAGCTCCGCTCGGCGGGACCCT encodes:
- a CDS encoding alpha-glycosidase translates to MLLEAVYHRPRLNWSYAYDYETIHLRLRAKKGDLTEVFAWAGDKYAWDTTKELIPMKLFTSDAMFDYWECESVPLYRRLKYGFLLQKGHERIWMTESDFQTERPLNPNRLFEFPYINRGDVFTPPAWVKDAVFYQIFPERFANGDASLNPENVQPWGGTPTPENFFGGDLQGVIDHLDHLTELGITGIYFTPIFAGTTNHKYDTEDYMKVDPHFGDVQTLKKLVDACHERGIRVLLDAVFNHSGRTFAPFLDVLEHGENSRYKDWFHVREFPLQVVDNIPNYDAFSFEPHMPKLNTENPEVKEYLLKVAEYWIKEVGIDGWRLDVANEVDHGFWREFRKVVKNANPEAYILGEIWHESAPWLEGDKFDAVMNYPFTDAVLDFFVNSALDAEGFANAIGKQLSRYPLQASEVAFNLLDSHDTARLLTLAGGDKKKFKLAVLFQFTFMGTPCIYYGDEFGMDGENDPGCRKCMEWDPAKQDHDLFSFYRKLIEIRGNHPALRSGSFKFLEAGRDGSKLAFERSMGDEVIIVLMNTEETAQTFRLDVEERDWQDLFSGDSLRAERGKLTLKLPAYGYTAIKAML
- a CDS encoding sugar ABC transporter substrate-binding protein yields the protein MKMRKWMMVTAVAAMATSLAACGGNNNTNGGNAAATNAPSESTAPAENNGGENTGAETAQITPEDGASLVVWESKEERAFTDEIAKEFTEKYNVPVKVEELSPVEQVTKLSQDGPSGLAADVILIPHDNLGRAASAQLLLPNDVFEQETVKNNTEASIIGASYDGMLYGYPRAAETYALYYNKSLVTEAPKSFDDVIAFGKTFTDKPKNKYGIMWEVGNMYFDYPFIASNGGYIFGDNGTNKDDIGINTDGAIQGLAEFKKLKEILPINSGDINPDIKRSLFNSGDVAMDINGPWELAGYKTALGDNLGLAPLPTIGGKTAISFAGFKIFAVNAYTQYPNAAKLYAEFASGKDAQLKLNKLVGSIPTNLEALEDPQIKDDPYVSAFAEQAKNSQPMPSIPEMGNVWSPVNAALPEIWDKGVDPKTAMDKAAQQIKDLNNGASQ
- a CDS encoding carbohydrate ABC transporter permease — translated: MQRHHTRATILSTLFMGLGQIYNRQFIKGFIFLIVEALSLTYFIQNLGRAVWGIVTLGTTSQHFEKVKGIAKLVKGDHSIFILIQSLITIIFFVLFLIAWYMNIRDARNTGAARDAGHTPGNFKQSIRYILDYKFAQTFLILPSVGILLFTVMPIIFMVMLAFTNYSAPNHMPPAKLVDWVGFETFRSLLLLKSWSHTFYGVLTWTIIWAVLSTVTTYFGGMLVAMLISQQGVRFKGIWRAILIIPYAIPQMISLLLMRNLFNGQFGPINQYLKFFGLGGLPWLTDPFWAKVTVIVVNMWVGIPVSMLLIMGVLTTIPRDMYEAAEVDGATNYQKFRIITLPMVLFSTAPTLIAQFAGNINNFNAIFLLTNGNPVNGNYQYAGSTDLLVTWLYKLTLDQNKYSMASAVGIIIFLIVATFSIYNYRRTKSFQEEDMIQ
- a CDS encoding sugar ABC transporter permease yields the protein MSGVKVRKIIRLSLSYLMLVILSVAALYPAIWILFSSLRPGKSLYSKTFIPETFTLEHYRALFYDNTLLFPTWWLNTFKIAMFSMLLGVFLTLLTSYAVSRFRFKTRKTTMSVLLVLGMFPGFMSMIAIYLLLKEFNLLDTHLALIIVYAAGAPLGGTLIAKGFLDTIPRSLDEAARIDGAGNFGIFWRIILPLSRPMITYMALTQFVGPWVDFIFARLILRTKEKWTVAVGMWDMVNSNQNSNFTTFAAGAVLISIPIMILFGFLQRLLVEGLTAGASKG